ATGCTTCCTGCAccattttttactattttttttattgccgTTACTCCATTCCTagttctctcctttttttttctccttttttgtttttaattaaattccaTTTCATCAATTCCTAGGCCTCTGTCATGTCAGATGATCTTAGATGATGTAAGATATACCTCTGGTTGTAGGAGCTTGCATCTCTTTATAATTTCAAAAGGTTTGCCTTCTTGGGCATGGAACAGAAGGAAGAGTATAGAATATTTAGGTTTGGCACTTCATGCATGTTTGATGATCATTGAGTTGGACCTGTTCTCTGTTAAGCTAGGCATTTAAAAAAGTGGTGATGTCTTTCAAACCCTTTGATGCTAGGGGAGAAAATTTGTATTCTGATTGCATTTGTTGCCATCATTTTATAACCTAGTTAGCTCTTTTCAATGCTTGTGATGGCTCTCAGGTGGGTAAAACAACTAACATGGCATTTCTTGATCTGATAACCTTGAGTTGCATAGTTTAATAGTTGAAAAGGAGCCCCTTTTTATCAGCCATTTGCTATACTCTAGCATCATTTTTTATGGGAAGTCTAGAATTACAGGTTTTATTCAGGAGTTTAGTGTATATTCTCCATGGATGGGAATTGAACTGTCATTTTCTTTAGTTATTTGGTTCTTTTCTTGATAGCTGATGAAGATTACCATCTCCTGTTAAAAAAGCTAATAATctgttatcattttttattacatgcaGAAAAGAAGATGGGGGAGCTGCTGGGGTGAATATTGGTGTTTTAGATCTCCTAAAGACAAACGTATTGGGCATGCAGTCCTTGCTCCTGAATCGAGAGCTCCTGGAAGTGGTGTCCCTGCAGCTGAAAATCTGACACAGGCACCCACCATAGTGCTACCCTTTGTTGCTCCTCCCTCATCTCCGGCATCTTTCCTTCAATCGGAACCTCCTTCTGCAACTCAATCACCATCTGGGTTATTGTCCCTCACCTCCATTAATGCCAATATATATTCTCCAGGCGGGCCTGCCTCCATTTTTGCCATTGGACCTTATGCCCACGAGACCCAGCTAGTCTCACCCCCTGTGTTCTCAACCTTCACCACTGAACCATCAACTGCTCCCTTCACTCCTCCCCCTGAGTCAGTCCACTTGACCACACCCTCTTCCCCTGAAGTGCCATTTGCTCAACTCTTTGATCCAAACAACCGCAATGGTGAGGCTGGCCATAGATTTCTATTATCTCAATATGAATTTCAGTCCTATCAACTTTACCCTGGAAGCCCAGTTGGCCACCTTATCTCACCGAGCTCAGGGATCTCAGGTTCTGGCACCTCCTCTCCCTTTCCTGACCGTGACTTTGTTTGTAGTGGTAGTTCCCAATTCCTTGAATTCCGAGCAGGTGGACCTCCCAAGCTCCTGACCCTTGATAAACTGTCCAACCATGAGTGGGGATCACGGATAGGTTCTGGTTCAATCACCCCGGATGCTCTGGGTCCACCATCTCGTGATGGTTCTGTTCTGGATCGTCAGGTTTCTGATGTGATACATCCACCATCTGGTGATGATTCTGTTCTGGATCGCCAGATTTCTGATGTTGCTTCACATTCACTTTCAGACAGTGGATGCCCCAACAATGAAATTATGGTTGATCATAGAGTCTCATTTGAGTTGACTGCAGAAGACGTCGTCAGATGTGTTGAAAAGGACTCAGCAGCTCTAGTTAAAGCTGTATCGGCTTCTCTGCAAAATCCAGCAACAGttgaaatagatgaaaattcAAGGGAAGTGGTTGTTGATTCTGAAGGTCGTGTTGGGGAAACAGCCAATAACCCACCAGAGAAAGCTCCAGAAGATGCAAATGGGGAGGAGGGACAACCTCATCATAAGCAACGCTCCATCACTCTTGGGTCTGCTAAAGAATTCAATTTTGACAATGCTGATGGAGGACATTCAGATAAGCCCAATATTAGCTCCGACTGGTGGGCCAATGAGAAGGTTGTAGGGAAGGAGGTTGGCGCCAGTAAGAATTGGTCCATCTTCCATATGATGCAGCCAAGTGTGAGCTAACTACAACTCATCCCCGAGGTACCTCCCATTCTCCTGGAGGCATCGCTAGTGGGGGTTGTGTACTAAACAGAATAATTGATAAATCAAATTGTAgaaaaattttgggttttgaaTTGGAAGCAAGAACGCATAGCAGGACTGACCCATAAACGAAGGCTGTTTTTGAAGGACTTCTTGACCTGAAAAATGGGTAGCAGATGGAAATGTTTTGTTAGGGCTTAGTATGAATAGTGCAATATTTTCCTCTCACGCAGAAACACAAACTAACAGCACTCTTCAGACATTTTGTATGTTTAGTCGTTTTCCTTCTCATTTGTAAtgtaatataaataatatgataGAACAGTTGTAACAGTGATGTTGATCATGATTAATGATTATACTGATACTTTTTAACTCATTAGACCAAAATTTCTTTCAATGCATTGATGCTATTATTGTGTCTTAACTGTCCACGCCAGCTCGAACCGCCGCCCATATGGAGTGGCTGCTGCCCCATGGAGGGTCAGCGACCAAGCAGGCATCTCCCACTTTCCCAACACTTTCCCAACTTTAAACTTGTTTGTGAATAGAATACACGTGTTTGATTGATTATCTCGTTTCAATGAATAGGGTCTGATAgctgaaaatttcttttctttttcttttccacattCACATTTGTCATTTGCTGTTGTTCATTTTTCGCTTGCATGCATCTCTCAACACTGGTGCTGCATTTCTATTTTGGTTGACTCGTTTCTTCATAAGGCAGCGTAGAGCCCTTCTAGAAAGAACTTAATACTTGacaaatttttacaaattttaaaaacatttaaaatgatTCCTAAAATACCATTTATTGGCGATTcttccagaaaaaaaaaaaaaaatcgttattataaacaaaaaaacatgttaatcgaacttacttaattttaatcttttctaGAAGTAAAATTTGTTGATACTTTCGAAGACCCAATTCAACccacttaaaaattaaaattagaaataatttcaaatgacacgaggaagaaaaattaaatttaaagacaaaaattaataaactaatCCCCATTCCATTCCAGGAAGCAAGGGTGAAACCCACCAAATCTCTAGTCCAAACTGGAATGCTTGAAAGCAAGGGTGTCcttgaattaatgaaaaaaaaaaaaaaaacggaaatTCAGCGACCCCTATTGTTGACCATAGAATCCTTTGACCTTCTAGAGACCCTCCAATGTTTTCCTTTCCTCTATCCTTATATATATCCCTCCTCCTGCACCACTGCCGCCACTATCGCCAGCCCAACCACCGCTACCACCACCACTACCACCATTTTTTGAAGCTTTTTCCGGTTCTGGGACTTGAAGTGCATATTGGGAATTTCGAATAATGCCACCTTATGCACCGATGATGCCTCCAAGCGGCAGAAAGGAATCCAACATCGTCACCATCGACGTTGGCGGCCAGATTTTTCAGActaccaaacaaaccctaaccctagccGGCCCCAAATCTCTGTTCTCCAAGATTTTAGACTTGCCGGCGTCGGCCCAGATCGGATTTCCCTTCATCGACCGAGACCCGGACTTGTTTTCAATCCTTCTGTCTTTGCTTCGTACTGGTAATCTTCCGTCAAAGGCCAAAGCTGTTGATCTCCAAGACCTCTTTTCGGAAGCCAAATTCTATGGTATTGAGAGCCTTCTCGTCTCTTCTCTATCTAACCCATCTCAGTTCGACGCCTTCAATCTTGAGAAATCGCTGATTTTGCCGTTGAACGGCAGGGATTCGCCGTCGGCGATATCGACCACAATGTTCGGGTCAGTGCATGTGGCGCATGGCTCTAAGATCACGTCTTTTGATTGGTCTCTGCAGAGGAAATCCACAATTTTGACGCGGTTCTCCGCCGTCGACTCTCTCCTCGCTTTATCGCCGTCAGTGGCGGCTGCCGGGGCCACCGACTTTTCGGGTTTGCAGATTCTCGATCTCGAAAACGGGTATGTGAAAGAGACCTTGAATTGGGAAAACGTGACCAGGTCTAGTTCAACAGTTCAAGCAATTGGGTCCTCCCCTAAATTCTTGTTCACTAGTTTTGAATCGGGCAGGCGAAATTCAAATTCGATCGTTGTTTTTGACATCGAAAACTTGAAGCCGGTTTCTGAAATTGGTACTAATGAAATTTATGGTGCTGATCTCGATTCAGGCATTCCCGCAACGAAATTGAGTTGGATTTCGGATTATAATCTGTTAATGGCCTCTGGATCTCATAGTGGGCCTTCAGGAGTATGCGGCAACATCAAATTATGGGATGTGAGGTCTGGAAATTTAGTATGGGAATTGAAGGAGAAAGTAGATTGCTTTTCAGATGTCACGGTTTCGGAAAACTTGTCTGCAATTTTCAAAGTTGGTGTGAATTCAGGGGAGGTGTTCCTCATGGATTTAAGAAATCTTGGTGCTATGAATACATGGGTTCCCACCGGGGAGACGAGAAGGGTGGTTAATGGGAAAAAAGAAGGTGTCGGGTGTAAGATTGGAAGCCATGGGAATCAAGTTTTTTGTAGTAAGGGAGGGAATTTGGAGTTATGGTCTGAGGTTTTCATGGGTTCTACGATAAAGAGTGAAGATGGGTTGCAGGAGAGGGTATATAGGAGGAATTTGATGGGTAGAGCAAAGGACATGGGAGGATCAAGGATAACCCACTTGAGCTTTGGGGGGAACAAAATGTTTGTGACAAGGAAAGACCAGCAGTCTGTCGAGGTTTGGCAGAGTTCAGTAAGGGGATTTTGATCTTGAAACAAGTACACTTGAAATCTTGGGATTTATTAATATTGAAAACTAGCtgttagtttgattcatttgtaAATTATGTTGGTATTCTGTCAAGCCCTTAATTGTTCATATGGGGTTCTATGAGATTTATAGACAATTACCAATTGTTATCAATTTATAAGAATTGGGTTTCATGAAATCGAAAGGCAATTATTTGAGGTTAAGTCTTGTGAAATCATTAGTGAGGAGATATCACCAATTTGTTCCTAACTTCCTTATAATTTGTTATTGTCTGTTGAAAAGAGATGAATGTGTCATCCTTTGCATAGCATTTGGAAGAATGACTACTTGTTGTAATCTATCTGATACTATAATTTGATTTGCGTCCATTGTTTCTTCGGGTTACTTACCATAAGAGCAAGCACTTGTGCTTTCAAAGACCATATGGAAAAGATATCCTGTTCCTGTTTGTGTCCTTACTCAGTTGGTTGCCTTTTCTCGTGTAGGGTTCTATATTCCTTTCCATGCTTTAGTAGGTTCCTTTTCATAATTTGCTTGCTTTTTTGGAGTTTTGAACATGTGGAAAGAATATATTTCACCTTGCTTTTGTAAGTTCTCAGTCCACAGGACCATTTTTGTAGGTTTTCAGCTGTGAAGTGTCTGAAGTTAATATGATGCCTATGGATATTCACTGAGGGTTTTATACCTGGGTTCTCAGACTTTATCAATGACTTCATGCatgaattgaaaacccaaattaaaatctttttcattaGGGTCTGATTATCACAAGATTTCTACTCAAGGCATGTGACACAAgcatgatt
This DNA window, taken from Vitis vinifera cultivar Pinot Noir 40024 chromosome 2, ASM3070453v1, encodes the following:
- the LOC100854918 gene encoding BTB/POZ domain-containing protein At5g41330, translating into MPPYAPMMPPSGRKESNIVTIDVGGQIFQTTKQTLTLAGPKSLFSKILDLPASAQIGFPFIDRDPDLFSILLSLLRTGNLPSKAKAVDLQDLFSEAKFYGIESLLVSSLSNPSQFDAFNLEKSLILPLNGRDSPSAISTTMFGSVHVAHGSKITSFDWSLQRKSTILTRFSAVDSLLALSPSVAAAGATDFSGLQILDLENGYVKETLNWENVTRSSSTVQAIGSSPKFLFTSFESGRRNSNSIVVFDIENLKPVSEIGTNEIYGADLDSGIPATKLSWISDYNLLMASGSHSGPSGVCGNIKLWDVRSGNLVWELKEKVDCFSDVTVSENLSAIFKVGVNSGEVFLMDLRNLGAMNTWVPTGETRRVVNGKKEGVGCKIGSHGNQVFCSKGGNLELWSEVFMGSTIKSEDGLQERVYRRNLMGRAKDMGGSRITHLSFGGNKMFVTRKDQQSVEVWQSSVRGF
- the LOC100241023 gene encoding uncharacterized protein LOC100241023; protein product: MRSVNGDTRSMNSALETINAAATAIASAENRVPQPTVQKRRWGSCWGEYWCFRSPKDKRIGHAVLAPESRAPGSGVPAAENLTQAPTIVLPFVAPPSSPASFLQSEPPSATQSPSGLLSLTSINANIYSPGGPASIFAIGPYAHETQLVSPPVFSTFTTEPSTAPFTPPPESVHLTTPSSPEVPFAQLFDPNNRNGEAGHRFLLSQYEFQSYQLYPGSPVGHLISPSSGISGSGTSSPFPDRDFVCSGSSQFLEFRAGGPPKLLTLDKLSNHEWGSRIGSGSITPDALGPPSRDGSVLDRQVSDVIHPPSGDDSVLDRQISDVASHSLSDSGCPNNEIMVDHRVSFELTAEDVVRCVEKDSAALVKAVSASLQNPATVEIDENSREVVVDSEGRVGETANNPPEKAPEDANGEEGQPHHKQRSITLGSAKEFNFDNADGGHSDKPNISSDWWANEKVVGKEVGASKNWSIFHMMQPSVS